One window from the genome of Candidatus Hydrogenedens sp. encodes:
- a CDS encoding ABC-F family ATP-binding cassette domain-containing protein: MDNVNFQVDQGEHIALVGRNGCGKTTLFQLIANRLEPDRGIIERQRNTRISYLEQIPSFPPNLTLLEIAETSFNELKEVEKQLKILETKISQGQTELLNEYAKLQSFYHLHGGYHYPSLIKKILTGLGFTHENWGQKFHELSGGQQTRLLLALSLLQDADVLLLDEPDNYLDIEGKEWLEDFLISSNKTIILISHDQRLLSKFPTRILELENGKITSYPGSYEEYRNAKEEVYLKQQELYERQEKELRKQEEWIERFRYKKTRARQVQSRIKQLSKTTLVNEPKKVDPKINFQIQSNKQSGHLIIHAENLSMQYGDKVLYNNVTFQLYRNERMGIIGPNGSGKTTLIKHILGKHKGTGGTIRFGHNVKIGYYDQHHHNLNPENEVIQEVQHIAPEILASSLRTFLGAFLFHGDDVFKKVKTLSGGEQSRLALAKLILQKPNVLLLDEPTNHMDLASREALENALQVFDGSIILVTHDRELLDQIVNRLIVLKENKTEVVWGNYSHYLWREKNVTVTESTPTHNRKSRTDKIELIEEAKKEKREQRKKERRRAELEKQIEILENEIEELEMSFSNVDPKNFQRIKELNQDLKIKKELLNSLYNEWETLIE; this comes from the coding sequence TTGGATAATGTAAATTTTCAGGTAGACCAAGGAGAACATATTGCACTTGTAGGGCGAAACGGATGTGGAAAAACAACCTTGTTTCAATTAATTGCAAACCGACTGGAACCTGACCGCGGTATCATTGAACGTCAAAGAAACACACGCATCTCTTATCTTGAACAAATTCCATCTTTCCCACCAAACTTAACTTTACTCGAAATTGCAGAGACCTCTTTTAATGAATTAAAGGAAGTGGAAAAACAGTTAAAAATACTGGAAACTAAAATATCTCAAGGGCAAACAGAATTACTTAATGAATATGCAAAGTTACAATCCTTCTATCATTTACATGGTGGGTATCATTATCCATCTCTTATTAAAAAAATTCTAACTGGATTAGGATTCACTCACGAAAATTGGGGACAAAAATTTCATGAATTAAGTGGTGGACAACAGACACGCTTATTATTAGCCCTATCTCTACTTCAAGATGCTGATGTACTACTTTTAGATGAGCCAGATAATTATTTAGACATTGAAGGGAAAGAATGGCTTGAAGATTTCCTCATCTCTTCAAATAAAACCATCATCCTAATCTCACACGACCAACGTTTACTTTCAAAATTCCCCACACGAATTTTAGAACTCGAAAATGGAAAAATTACATCTTACCCTGGTTCCTATGAAGAGTATCGTAATGCAAAAGAAGAAGTATACCTAAAACAACAAGAATTATATGAACGACAAGAAAAAGAATTAAGAAAACAAGAAGAGTGGATTGAACGTTTCCGATATAAAAAAACACGGGCACGGCAAGTCCAGAGTCGTATTAAACAACTCAGTAAAACCACGTTGGTTAATGAGCCAAAAAAAGTAGACCCTAAAATAAATTTTCAAATTCAATCTAATAAACAAAGCGGACATCTCATTATTCATGCAGAAAATTTAAGTATGCAATACGGCGACAAAGTCCTTTACAACAACGTAACATTCCAGTTATACCGAAATGAGCGAATGGGCATTATCGGTCCCAATGGTTCAGGAAAAACAACCTTAATAAAACATATTCTCGGTAAACACAAGGGAACTGGGGGCACTATTCGTTTTGGACATAATGTAAAAATTGGATACTATGACCAACACCATCATAATTTAAATCCGGAAAACGAAGTCATTCAGGAAGTTCAACATATAGCCCCTGAAATATTAGCATCATCACTTCGGACATTTTTAGGTGCTTTCCTGTTTCATGGAGATGATGTATTTAAAAAAGTAAAGACATTAAGTGGAGGCGAACAAAGTCGTCTTGCTTTAGCAAAACTTATTCTACAAAAACCTAATGTACTTCTATTAGATGAACCGACAAACCACATGGACCTCGCCTCACGAGAAGCACTGGAAAACGCACTACAAGTCTTTGACGGCTCTATTATTCTCGTAACCCATGACCGTGAATTGTTAGATCAAATCGTCAACAGGCTTATTGTCCTCAAAGAAAACAAAACAGAAGTGGTCTGGGGCAACTACTCTCACTATTTGTGGAGAGAAAAAAACGTTACAGTGACAGAATCAACCCCTACACATAATAGAAAATCACGAACAGATAAAATAGAACTCATTGAAGAAGCTAAAAAGGAAAAACGCGAACAACGAAAAAAAGAAAGACGAAGAGCAGAACTCGAAAAACAAATTGAAATATTAGAAAATGAAATTGAAGAGTTAGAAATGTCTTTCTCAAACGTAGATCCAAAAAATTTCCAAAGAATTAAGGAACTCAACCAAGACTTAAAAATAAAAAAAGAACTGCTTAACTCACTTTACAACGAATGGGAAACATTGATAGAATAA
- a CDS encoding glycosyltransferase family 2 protein — protein MKPGITILTLIPNAGDRLPRCLESVAWADDIFCVVDPNTNDGSEELVKKYTNHVVVHEYINAADQRNWAIPQITTEWTLVLDADEWVSPELAKKIQEIIKDPNSLDGYYIRRMSYFFGKLIKHCGWHKDYNLRLFRTAKGRYKKQRVHSHVIVDGSCGYIHEVMYHDTYRNFDEYLKTAHRFTTWGAEDAYERGKRTSWVDLTLRPIARFIKMYFIRRGFLDGYHGLVLCGLSAFSVYLKYAKLWDIQRKHGEKHYSHNKNV, from the coding sequence ATGAAACCAGGTATCACCATATTAACATTAATTCCAAATGCAGGTGACCGATTACCTCGTTGTCTTGAGAGCGTCGCCTGGGCTGACGATATTTTTTGCGTAGTAGACCCAAACACAAATGATGGGTCAGAAGAGTTAGTAAAGAAATACACAAATCATGTCGTAGTCCACGAATATATTAACGCTGCAGACCAAAGAAATTGGGCAATTCCACAAATCACTACAGAATGGACACTCGTATTAGACGCAGATGAGTGGGTTTCTCCAGAACTCGCAAAAAAAATACAAGAAATAATAAAAGACCCAAACAGCCTCGATGGTTATTATATTCGTAGAATGTCATACTTCTTCGGCAAACTTATAAAACATTGTGGCTGGCATAAAGATTACAATCTTCGCTTGTTTCGCACAGCAAAAGGCAGATATAAAAAACAACGAGTTCACAGCCATGTTATTGTTGATGGTTCCTGCGGATATATTCATGAAGTAATGTACCATGATACCTACCGAAATTTTGATGAATACTTAAAAACCGCTCACCGTTTTACAACATGGGGTGCAGAAGATGCCTATGAACGGGGAAAACGAACCTCATGGGTAGACCTCACACTTCGACCTATCGCGAGATTTATTAAAATGTATTTTATACGCCGTGGTTTTCTTGATGGTTATCACGGCTTGGTTCTATGTGGACTTTCTGCCTTCTCTGTATATCTAAAATATGCAAAACTATGGGATATCCAACGGAAACACGGGGAAAAACACTACAGTCATAACAAAAACGTATGA
- a CDS encoding glycosyltransferase family 4 protein → MHVLHIDEQMTWRGGEQQACWLIQGLINKGFKIFAVGKKDSEFIKKLNTISGVITITLPLSSEFDLYSAWKIAQIAKKEKIDIIHAHTSHAHSIAIISKLFYNKPKIVVSRRVSFPPHNNFVSKWKYNHVDIILPVSFYVAKILKENNIPEQKICVVRSSIDLSHIQNQPYSKSNFNIDNNTYVLFNAGALVPHKDQITLIKAFKKVLKQIPNCMLLIAGDGPLKETLQKEITANDLEGNVLLLGYRKDIPQIIKMSDVYVSSSWSEGLGTSVLEALACEKPVVATEAGGVPEMVINNKTGLLVPAQNPTLLAEAITYILKNPQKALDMAKQGKKHIEDYFTVQRMVEETISVYQKLIE, encoded by the coding sequence ATGCACGTACTACACATAGATGAACAAATGACATGGAGAGGTGGTGAACAACAAGCATGCTGGCTTATTCAAGGTCTAATTAATAAAGGTTTCAAAATTTTTGCCGTCGGTAAAAAAGACAGTGAATTTATAAAAAAGTTAAATACGATTTCAGGCGTGATAACAATTACCCTTCCACTTTCCTCTGAATTTGATTTATATTCTGCATGGAAAATAGCACAAATAGCAAAAAAAGAAAAGATTGACATCATTCATGCACATACAAGCCATGCCCATTCTATAGCCATAATATCAAAACTTTTTTATAATAAACCTAAAATTGTTGTGTCTCGACGTGTTAGTTTCCCACCACACAATAATTTCGTGTCAAAATGGAAATATAACCATGTAGATATAATTCTACCCGTTTCTTTTTATGTAGCAAAAATCCTAAAAGAAAACAATATCCCTGAACAAAAAATTTGTGTCGTTAGAAGTTCAATTGATTTATCTCATATTCAAAATCAACCATATTCAAAAAGCAACTTTAATATTGATAATAATACCTATGTTCTTTTCAATGCAGGAGCACTCGTTCCACATAAAGACCAAATTACACTGATAAAAGCTTTTAAGAAAGTACTAAAACAAATTCCAAACTGTATGCTTTTAATTGCTGGGGATGGACCCTTAAAAGAAACTCTCCAAAAAGAAATAACGGCGAATGACTTAGAAGGAAACGTTTTACTATTAGGCTATAGGAAAGATATCCCTCAGATTATAAAAATGTCTGATGTCTATGTCTCTTCAAGTTGGTCAGAAGGATTAGGTACCTCCGTGCTCGAAGCATTAGCTTGTGAGAAACCTGTCGTAGCAACAGAAGCAGGTGGCGTCCCTGAAATGGTTATAAACAATAAAACAGGTCTATTAGTGCCAGCACAAAATCCTACATTACTTGCCGAAGCAATAACCTACATCTTAAAAAATCCACAAAAAGCTTTAGATATGGCAAAACAAGGAAAAAAACATATTGAAGATTATTTTACTGTTCAAAGAATGGTTGAGGAAACAATTTCGGTATATCAAAAATTGATAGAATAA